From a single Podarcis raffonei isolate rPodRaf1 chromosome 10, rPodRaf1.pri, whole genome shotgun sequence genomic region:
- the LOC128422339 gene encoding V-type proton ATPase subunit S1-like: MARCSAVSWIQLICFSSVLCKGVVSLDHVPMLLWSTHRSFQDLATTLHEGHVISKQELHALLKQALASPDPRNVALFLQDALSVDDFTRYASSSGNETPFRNVQELLRTSSSSLVLPAVDCQAVSHLSGYLQETLNWALVNVDGKETSQLMVNGSKPNVFVIKLPLTSRTNDLSTQKELLENDKIIGEYTKSLQQQGIESVAIYTARRPSKVPVGPDVEWQSRRHLMSVEKQEANLYAPINITNGTGPNATCILFYATDLNFTADGTVMNLTHRTFESHEVDTSNSTCSGTNATLSLKYTNPVKGIESLEISFLMSNKKYVGSAREWFTLDFVHIQQDNKETAIFTAPSISGPAEYSFHCQLVGTSDHYGATLTPSNTAAKEWQVVISEFQIQAFTVEGHKFSYASDCTTFFTPGIWMGLVSSLVLLLILTFGIHMIVNLTTNNRFDDPKDQPLSVPQGE, translated from the exons atccttcCAAGACTTGGCAACCACTTTACATGAAGGGCACGTTATCTCAAAGCAGGAGCTGCATGCATTGCTGAAGCAAGCTCTGGCTTCTCCAGACCCCAGAAACGTCGCCTTGTTTCTTCAAGATGCG cttAGTGTGGATGACTTCACACGTTACGCCAGCTCCTCTGGAAATGAGACACCGTTTCGCAATGTTCAG GAACTTCTGAGGACTTCATCATCTTCTTTAGTCTTGCCAGCTGTGGACTGCCAGGCCGTGAGTCACCTTTCAGGGTACCTCCAAGAAACGCTGAATTGGGCCTTGGTAAATGTAGACGGCAAAGAAACATCCCAGCTGATGGTTAATGGATCCAAACCCAATGTGTTTGTGATAAAGCTACCACTGACCAGCAG GACAAATGACCTATCCACTCAAAAGGAGCTCCTGGAAAATG ACAAAATAATTGGAGAGTATACTAAGTCTTTGCAGCAACAAGGAATTGAGTCTGTGGCCATTTATACAGCAAGGCGACCTTCAAAG GTACCAGTGGGACCTGATGTAGAATGGCAGAGCAGAAGGCACCTAATGTCTGTTGAAAAACAAGAAGCTAACCTGTATGCCCCAATAAATATAACCAATGGAACAGGCCCCAATGCCACGTGCATCCTTTTTTATGCCACAGATTTAAACTTTACAGCCGATGGCACTGTCATGAATCTAACCCATCGCACATTTGAATCTCATGAAGTGGATACCAGCAATTCCACTTGTTCGGGGACCAATGCCAC GTTGTCGTTAAAATACACCAACCCAGTGAAGGGCATTGAGAGTCTGGAAATCAG TTTTTTGATGTCCAACAAGAAGTACGTAGGCTCTGCTCGAGAGTGGTTCACTTTAGATTTTGTTCACATTCAACAAGACAACAAGGAAACGGCTATATTTACTGCCCCTTCCATCTCTGGTCCTGCGGAGTATTCATTCCATTGCCAGCTGGTGGGAACAAGCGACCATTATGGGGCAACGTTGACTCCCAGCAATACTGCAGCGAAAGAGTGGCAGGTTGTCATCTCTGAGTTCCAG ATTCAAGCGTTTACCGTTGAAGGCCACAAATTTTCCTATGCCAGTGACTGCACAACCTTCTTCACCCCTGGAATTTGGATGGGTTTGGTGTCCTCGCTAGTCTTATTACTGATCCTGACCTTTGGGATCCACATGATTGTGAACCTCACAACCAACAATAGGTTTGATGACCCCAAAGATCAACCTCTGTCAGTCCCGCAAGGAGAATAG